One segment of Anopheles stephensi strain Indian chromosome 3, UCI_ANSTEP_V1.0, whole genome shotgun sequence DNA contains the following:
- the LOC118511789 gene encoding neuroguidin: MVQALDEYDIQPDLPQALRLLDEMNNNFKQVSDLVGNMLQRVKTGELSTEYGLNFLEIKYHMLLNYLINLTYVVLRKCSGHRIEKDPSIDRLIEIRTVLEKIRPIDYKLRYQIDKLVKTAVTGSSTGTTDPTAFRANPANLMPQMPAPGEEAGTGSTAAGEGGPDTDDGAESDSSATVMLKLKRAKEAAKKGGAAAGRDEEDGAARRSKSDVYVPPKLTSMPYEEDTKADRARKQLERAKKRALGSSLIQDLKDEYLDTPVELSSSSRAQQILSRREREREEYEETYLTRLPVTKADKHRSRKLTTLASLGDELTSFTDISVLNEDYPSTSTGGSGGKKRKAGKVNKKHGKKRRFR; encoded by the exons GCACTAGACGAGTATGACATTCAGCCGGATCTGCCGCAGGCGTTGCGATTGCTAGACGAAATGAACAACAACTTCAAGCAGGTATCCGATCTGGTGGGCAATATGCTGCAACGGGTAAAAACTGGCGAGCTGTCGACCGAGTATGGGCTAAACTTTCTCGAAATCAAGTACCACATGCTGCTGAACTATCTCATCAATCTGACGTACGTGGTGCTGCGCAAATGCTCCG GACACCGAATCGAGAAGGATCCATCGATCGACCGATTGATTGAAATACGAACCGTGCTGGAAAAGATCCGACCCATCGACTACAAACTGCGCTATCAGATCGACAAGCTGGTAAAGACGGCAGTTACAGGCAGCAGTACGGGCACCACCGACCCAACCGCGTTCCGTGCAAACCCGGCCAACCTAATGCCACAGATGCCGGCACCGGGTGAAGAAGCGGGCACGGGCAGTACGGCCGCTGGTGAGGGTGGTCCCGATACGGACGATGGTGCCGAATCGGACAGCTCCGCCACGGTGATGCTGAAGCTGAAGCGTGCCAAGGAAGCGGCCAAAAAGGGAGGTGCAGCTGCTGGCCGTGATGAGGAGGACGGTGCAGCGCGTCGCAGCAAGTCGGACGTGTACGTACCACCGAAACTGACATCGATGCCTTACGAGGAAGACACGAAGGCGGATCGGGCCCGAAAGCAGCTGGAGCGAGCAAAAAAGCGTGCTCTCGGCTCGTCACTGATACAGGATCTGAAGGACGAGTATCTGGATACGCCGGTCGAGCTGTCCAGCAGTTCCCGTGCGCAGCAAATACTATCCCGACGCGAGCGTGAGCGGGAGGAGTATGAGGAGACGTATCTTACGCGCCTTCCGGTTACGAAAGCGGACAAACACCGCAGCAGGAAGCTAACAACGCTTG CTTCATTGGGCGACGAGCTGACCAGCTTTACCGATATAAGCGTGCTCAACGAGGATTATCCTTCAACGTCTACGGGTGGTAGCGGTGGCAAAAAACGTAAGGCCGGTaaagtgaacaaaaaacacggtAAGAAACGTCGCTTCCGTTAA